From Leptodactylus fuscus isolate aLepFus1 chromosome 11, aLepFus1.hap2, whole genome shotgun sequence, one genomic window encodes:
- the LOC142185034 gene encoding uncharacterized protein LOC142185034, translating into MDSFAEQRLTPQNLPAPRLDRYNVLHCTMTLDVQTVVVFAVIVVLLLVNVILMFFLGTR; encoded by the coding sequence ATGGACAGTTTTGCAGAGCAAAGGTTGACACCTCAAAACCTTCCGGCCCCCCGGCTCGACCGTTACAATGTGTTGCACTGCACTATGACCTTGGATGTCCAAACTGTGGTGGTTTTTGCAGTCATCGTGGTCTTGCTGCTGGTGAACGTGATCCTTATGTTTTTCCTGGGCACTCGTTAA